From Sinorhizobium sp. B11:
AAAGACCTGAAACGACCGGACGTGCGGCGGCTTATACGGATGAAGCCTCTCAAAGTCAATTATGGCAGGCAGATTCCTGAATACACACGGCGGATGGCAAGATTTCGCACTTCGGTGTTAACGAATGCGGCGGTTCAATATATGGTTGTATATTTCGTCTGGAGGCTTCGGAAAGCTTTCAGCCGGAGTTTTTCTTTCTTGAAGATGCTCGGTTCTGGACGAAACATAACGCGGCTAACAGTAAATATGGGTAATTTCCTGTAGTCGATATTGTTAATATTCGAAATACAACATTAACGAATTTACCCGATCTTCCAATGCATCGGCTGGGAGTGTGTTTTCCAGGCATTGTGAGGCGAGGAGCGTTCGTTGAAAATTCGCGGCAAAATCAATCTTCTTGTGTCTGTCATGGGCGGCGTTGCGCTTTTGATTGGTGCCACCGCGCTGTCGGCGATGGCCAAGTATAACGCGAACCTGACGGCGTATGAACACGCCGCGGCCCGTGCCTATGCAGGCGAACGCTTGAACCGCTTTGTCACCGCCGTCGTCATGGAATCGCGCGGCATCTATGCTGCAAAGAGCCTCGACCAGACGCCGGCTTTCGCCAAGGGGCTGATGGCCGATCTGGATGAGATCGACAAGGTCATCGCCGGTTGGGCGACGCTTGTGCCTGACAGCCAGAAAGATTCCTTCACCAAGCTCGTTGACCGCGCCAAGGAATTCCGCACCTTCCGCAGCGAGACGGCCCGTCTCGGTACGCAGGTCAGCCCGCAGGCGGCCAACGAGCAGGGCAACAACGACGCCAACCGCGCCAACCGCAAGGCGTTCCAGGCCGAGATCGACGCGATCGTCACCACCGACAAGGCGGAGTTGACGGCAGTCAATGACGAGATCGAAGACTTCCGCAGCTGGATCCTGATGCTGGTGCTCAGCATTACCGGCATCGGCATCGCGGCAGGCGTCGGCATGGGCTTTTACATCGGTACCAGCCACCTGAGCCGGCCGATCAAGAAGGTGACGGATGCGATCAAGGAGGTCGCAGACGGCAATTTCCAGGTCGAAGTGCCCTTTGCCGGCCGCAAGGACGAAATCGGCGAAATGGCCGCAGCCGTCGCAGTTTTCAAGGAAAACGGCCTCGTTATCCAGCGCATGAATGCCCAGGAAGCGGCGATGCGCGCAAAGAGCGACGACCTGCAGTCCAGCATGTCGGTCGTCGTCGCTGCCGCAGCCGCCGGCGATTTCAGCCATCGCATTGACAAGGACTATGAGGACGAAAGCCTCAACCAGTTCGCCGGCAACATCAACTTGCTCCTGTCGAGCGTCGATGCCGGCGTCGATGAAACCCGCCGGGTCATTGCAAGCCTTGCCGAAGGCGACCTGACGCAGACCATGCGCGGCAAATTCCAGGGCGCCTTTGCCGAACTGCAGAATAACGTCAACAGCACATTCGTGACGCTGCAGACGACCATGCGCGAAGTGCGCGAAACGACTGAAGCGATCAACGGCAATACCAACGAACTTCGGAACGCCAGCGACGATCTCTCCAAGCGTACGGAACAGCAGGCCGCCGCACTGGAGGAAACCTCCGCTGCTCTCGACGAGATCACGGCTGTTGTTATGAATTCGACCGAACGTGCGCAGGAAGCGACCGTCATGGTCTCCGAGGCAAAGGAAAATGCTGGCCGCTCCGGCGTCGTGGTTCGCAACGCGGTCGATGCGATGGGCCGCATCGAACAGGCGTCTCGCGAAATCAGCCAGATCATCAACGTCATCGATGAGATCGCCTTCCAGACAAACCTGCTGGCGCTGAACGCCGGCGTCGAGGCTGCCCGTGCCGGTGAAGCCGGTAAGGGATTTGCTGTCGTCGCGCAGGAAGTGCGCGAACTCGCCCAGCGCTCGGCAACCGCCGCCAAGGATATCAAGGCGCTCATCACCAAGTCGGGCGACGAGGTGCAGGTCGGCGTGAAGCTGGTTCAGGCGACGGGTGAGGCCTTGTCCGAGATCGAGACGCGGGTCATCGCCATCAACGATCATATCCATTCGATCGCGACAGCGGCAAAGGAACAGTCGACCGGCCTCAAGGAAGTCAACACCGCCGTCAACCAGATGGATCAGGTCACTCAGCAGAACGCCGCGATGGTGGAAGAGACCTCGGCTGCGACCCACAAGCTCTCGGCCGAAGCCGATGGTCTCGTGCGCCTCATCTCCCGCTTCAAGCTTTCCAGCGAGGCGTCGGTTGCTGTTGCGCGCCAGCAGCATCACCAGCCAGTCGCCTCTCCGGCGCGCCGCGCTATCGGCCGCGTCGCCCGGGCCTTCGGCGGCAATGCAGCCGCTGCGGAGCAGAGCTGGGAAGAGTTCTGACAGCCTCTGTAATCAGGATCGGAACGCCGCCTGCGGGCGGCGTTTTTGTTTGTGACGACTTGCCGCTCCTCGCAAAGATTTGAAAGCGGAGCATTCTGCTCTAATATAGAAGCTCATTCTGATGGCGGCCTTTCGCCGCACGGACAAGATGAGATGCCGGTTCAAGACCAGGGCGAGACTTCCAAGGCGGAAAACATCGCGGCCGGCGAGGCTGCAAAGGGCTCCTATCCGCGTGCCGGCATGTTCAGCCGACTGTCCGGCAAGCTGCTCTGGCTCACCGTCTTCTTCATCATGCTGGCGGAAATCCTGATCTTCTTTCCCTCGATCGCAAGCATGCGTGTCCGCTGGCTCGAGGATCGCCTGAATACGGCCGCCGCTGCCGCAATCGTCATCGACGGGCTGCAGCCCGTGGAGCTGCCGCGGGCGCTGCAGAAAGAGACGCTGGAGGCGACCGGCACCAAGGCGATCGTGCTGCGCAAGGATGGCACCTCCCGCCTGCTTGCCATGAGCGAGATGCCAACCTCGGTCGACGAATCATACGACCTCACGGATATCCCGCCATTGACCGCCATGCGCGATGCGCTGGACACTCTGATCTTCGGCGGCAACCGCATGATCCGCGTCTACGGACCGGTGGGCGAGACGAATACCGGCGTCGAAGTGGTGATGAAGGACAGGCCGCTACGCAAGGCAATGTTCGTCTATGCCCGCAACGTTCTGCTGCTGTCGATCCTGATTTCGCTCTTTACCGCGACACTGATTTTCTTCTCCATCAATCGCATCCTCATTCGCCCCATCCGCAAGCTCACGGGCAGCATGCAGCAATTTGCCTCCGACCCCGAAAATCCGCTCCATGTCTATGTCGGAGACGGCGGCCGCGACGAACTGGCTGTTGCCGGCCGCAACCTGACATCCATGCAGCTCGAACTGCAGAAGACATTGAAGCAGCAGAGAAATCTCGCGGCACTCGGTCTCGCGGTGTCGAAGATCAATCACGACATGCGCAATATCCTGGCATCCGCCCAGCTCATGTCCGACCGCCTCGTCGATGTCGATGATCCCATGGTGAAGAGCTTCGCGCCGAAGCTGTTGCGCACCATCGACCGCGCCGTGGGCTACACGACCGAAGTGCTCTCCTATGGCAAGGCGACCGAATCGGCGCCCCGCCGCCGCCGCCTCCGCCTCTATGAGCTGATACAGGACGTGAAGGACATCCTTGCCATCGACCCTCAGACCGGCGTCGAATTCGTCGAGCAGATGGGGCCGGATCTGGAAGTGGATGCCGATAGTGAGCAATTGTTCCGGATCATCCACAATCTATGCCGCAATGCCCTGCAGGCGCTGACCTCTCCGGGAGAAGAGGGGGCAGGGATCGTCAGGCGCATCACCGTTGCCGCCCAGCGCGTCGGGAGCGTCGTCAGCATCACCGTGGATGATACCGGCCCAGGCATGCCGCTTAAGGCGCGGCAGAACCTCTTTGCCGCCTTCCGCGGCTCGGCCCGCTCCGGCGGCACCGGTCTCGGCCTCACCATTGCCCGTGAGCTGGTGCTGGCCCATGGCGGCACCATCGCACTTGTGGAAAAGCCCTCGGTCGGCACTCAGTTCCGTATCGAAATTCCGGATCGCCCGGTTTCACTGGAAGATTATCGCAGCCGGTCGCACGCCGAAAAGTGATGCAATTTCTGCAATGGAGCCTTCCTGAACCAAAGTCGCGATTTTTTTCGAATTGCTCTTGCATTGCCCGAAAAGACCCTTTAGAGAACCGCCCACGCAAGCGGCACGGCCGCCACTGCAGACGCACCCGTAGCTCAGCTGGATAGAGCACCAGACTACGAATCTGGGGGTCAGGAGTTCGAATCTCTTCGGGTGCGCCATTTCCTCTCCAAATTCCGATGATCAGTTATTGAGCTGCTTCGTGGTCGGTTGTTGCCGAAGCCCGACTATGATGCCGGCTCGCATTCGAATGCACTGTCAATGGGTCTAGTGCGCAGCTCTATGACTATGGAGCAGGCGGCTATTTGAGTTTTTCGATCTCCTAGTAGCCGTTGCCGAGCCGACCGGATGATGTGACTTCCTGGGCTCTTTGACGCCATCGAGTATTTCGCCGTGCTGGCAAGGAAGCGGTTCAGGTCTTCTGCACGCTGCCGCCGATGCCGAGAAAGCCCATATAAGACCGCGCTTCCTGGTCGGCGGTGAAGTTCCCCCATCCAAGCCTAGTTTCGCGCAACCTTCGACGTCTATCTGCGGAAGCGATGGATTATGGCAGGCGAGAAGCCGGAGGATTGCATGAAGACGGGAACTGTTGGTGTCGTAGGTCTCGTCGCGATGATGGCGGCCCTTGCGGGATGCGTCGATCGTGCCAATGCGCCAGTGCTCGTGGCTGTCGCTTCGCCCGTCAATCCGCCTGGCGTCGCTCACAGCCTCTGCATGTCCGATGCCAATGCCATGTATGACGAATCCAACAAACAGTACGACTTGCGGGCGCAGTTGACCGGCCACCGCGATCCGGTGGAGCGGGAGACGAATGCGAGCAGTGCCGCTCATCGGCAATATGTCTCCTGCATCGCTGGCCAAGGCTACCGTCCTTTGTACGCATATCAAGAACGGTGAATTCACACATTCGATAAATGTCCCAGGAGCCCGCTCGAGCGGCTTCCGCAAAATCGCAAATTTTGATTTTTTGTGTCTTTCAGTCGCGGCGGATCGCCTGCAATCACAAGTGTAGGAAGCTGCGTGTGATGATGGAACTTCACGCGCGTAGAACGCATTTTTCATAGATAAATCCAGGAAGGAGGGTTTATCATGAAAATGTTCACTCTAGTCCCGTCCGCCATTGCGCTCAGCGCTCTTCTCGCCCTCTCGTCTATCGTTCCCGCGCTGGCGGCGCCCGTTCAGCAGGCCCGGAATCCGGTCGCCTCAAACCAAGAAATGGTGCAATATAAGGTACATGCCGGCTATTGGCATGGCTACCATGGTTTCCGCACGGAACGCCCCGGTACCCGCCGTCACTCCGATGGCTACTGGTATCCGCTTGCTGCGTTCGGCGTTGAAGCCCGCACCACGGGCGCGATTGTCCGCCAACCCCTCAATCGGACCGAGCCTAAGACTATGTGCAACCCAGCATTTAGTGGAACGATCGGCCCCGGCAGCATGCCATGCGACAACGGCTATTGAGCCGGCAAAGAGAGAGGCGGCCAAAAGCCGCCTTTTTCTTGCCCGCAATTGGATCTCACGTCGTCGTGATTGCTATCTGGTGCAGTGGAATGTGACAGATCTGCTCCCTAGCTCCTTGGCGTAAATCCCAAACATCCTCCCAAGGAGACAAGAAATGATCAATATCGTGAAGAATGTCCTCGTCGCCGTAGCCTTTGGCGCAATCGTCAGCGTTTCGGCTTTCGCATCTGCCAACGCGGCCCCGGCGCAACAGCAGCAGCAGGTCGTAAAGCAGCAGAAGAACACGAACGCTCGCAACGAGCCGCGCACCACCGGATCCGTCAATGGTGCGTCCAACAGCTCCGACCCTTACCAGTACGGTCGGAAGAAGTCGCTCAACATGGCCTGCGGCCTGCGCTTCAACCCGACCAGTAGCTCGGGCTGCAACTACTAAAAGCAGTTGATGGCATGGGCGAAGGGGAGGGACTGAGGTCTCCACCCCGAAAAAGGCAGCCGCTACGGCTGCCTTTTTCGTTCCGCAGACGCTTCGGCCACGCCGTCGAGGGAAAGGCCGGTCAGATATTCCGAGACCTGCCACAGCCTGCGCCAGACCGCCTTGTCCTGCGCAGCAGGAACGATCTTTGCGAGCGCAGGTGAGCCGTTCAGCTCATAAAATCCATCGGGACCGTACATGACGCCACCTTTCGCATCCGGCGAAGTCGCGGCAAACAGCGTCGGCAATGCGCCGGCGGCAGCCGATTGGGAGAGCAGGGGTTCCAGCAACTTGCTGAAACGCTCCTGCCAGCTCGGGCCAGTACGTCCCATGCGCGGACCAGTGCTCTGCAATCCGGTCACCGCGTAGCCCGGATGTGCCGCGTTGCTCCTCAGATTCCAGCCCTGCGCTCTGGCCATACGATCGAGTTCCAGGCTGAACATCAGCGTTGCAAGCTTGGACTGCGCGTAGGCTGACCAGTATCCGTAACGTTGCTCGCATTGCAGGTCGTCGAAGTTGATCCTGCCGGAGCGGTGGGCCAGGCTGCTGACCGTAACGATGCGCGGGGCGCTGCCCGACAATACTTTGGGCAATAGCCGCAGGTTCAGGGCGAAATGGCCGATGTAATTGGCACCGAGCTGCATTTCAAACCCGTCTTCGGTGACATGGCGCGTCGGGATTGCCATTATGCCGGCATTGTTGATGAGCAGGTCGATGCGTGGAAGCGAGGCGGAGAGACGGGTGGCGCAGTTTGCCACCGATGTCAGGCTCGCTAGATCGAGCGTTTCGAAACTCACCTCGGCGCCGGCATGCGCCGCACGGATATCCGCGAGCGTTTGCTTGCCCTTTTCCACATTGCGCGATGCGATAATGACGCGGGCACCCGCCCCGGCAAGCGCCTTGGCCGTTTCATATCCGATACCGCTCGTCGCGCCGGTGATGACCGCGATGCAGCCCGTCTGGTCCGGTATGTCCTTCGTCATCCAGTCTGTCATGGAAGTTCCCTTTGCGGTGCGGCACGTGCCGAGTTGCTGTTTTGATATGATATATTGCACTAAGTGCAAAAATGCAATAAATACAAGAATACACAAGATGTTTATGGAGAAGGACGTGCGCAAAGACGATGGATTGACGGGCCTGCCTTGGAATTGCCATGCTGCGAGAGATCGTCGCATCAATGGTCAATCGCATTTCAGACAGGTGGGATAATCATGATCGCTAGAACTGCATGCTCGGATTTCCTGCATTTTTTCCGCTCCTGGCTGAGCAACCCGCTGAGGGTTGCGGCCATTGCGCCCTCCGGCGATTCGCTCGCGCGGATCATGACCAGCGAGATCGCGGCCCTGGATGGTCCGATTATCGAGCTTGGGCCGGGCACCGGCGTCTTCACCCGCGCGCTGCTTGCGCGTGGTATCAGCGAATCCGATCTGACGCTGATCGAGTATGGTCCGGAATTCATCGGGTCGCTTCAGAAGCGTTTTCCCGATGCACGCATCCTGCAGATGGATGCCGCTCAGCTGGCGCAGGCCGATATATTCGAGGGTGAACCTGTCGGCGCAGTCGTCAGCGGCTTGCCGCTGCTTTCCATGTCGCCGCGCAAGATCGCCTCGATCCTAGCCGGTGCCTTCGTCTATATGCGGGCCGGCGGCGCCTTCTATCAGTTCACCTATGGGCCGCGCTGTCCCGTGCCGCGCCCGATCCTTGACCGCCTGGGCCTGAAGGCCACGCGCATCGGCGGCACGGTACGCAATCTGCCGCCGGCCTCCGTCTACCGGATCTCGCGCCGAAAGCCGCTGGAGCTTTCGCGTGAGCGTTTCAAATATCGCAGTAGCGGAGCGGATATGGAGATCTCTGCTTTCCCCGAAGCGGATGACTGAATGACACCTGATGGAAATGACAGCGAAGAAACAGCCAGAAGCCGTAGAGGGCAGACGCGAGCGCAAGCGGCGCCAGACCCGCGAGCGCATCGAGCAGGCAGCGATGACCCTCTTTCTGGAGCGCGGCTTCGACGCCACGACGATTGAGGAAATCACCGAAGCCGCAGATGTCTCGAAGCGTAGTTTCTTTGATTACTTCCCGTCGAAGGAAGAGGTCGTCTTCGCTTGGCAGGATTCTTTTGCTGACCGCCTGATGGCGGCGATTGCCGCACGTCCGGCTGCCGAATCCTCCGTCAAGGCTGTAGAAGAGGCCCTTATCGTCACCGTAACCGCCTCGGCTGACGAGCGCGCTCTGGCGCTCGGTGAGCTGATCCATTGCACGCCGACCCTCAAGGCCCGCGATCAGCTTAAATATGCCAAGTTGGAGCAGAAGCTGACAGAGGCGCTGATCGCCCGCAAGGGCGGCGATCCTGATGTGCGGACACACATGCGCTTGCTTTCGGCTGTTGTCATCGGCGCGCTGCGCGTTGGCGGTGAGCTCTGGGAGCGGCGCGTGCCAGGTACTTCGACCGAAAGTGTCGCGATGGAAGCCTTCGCACGCGAGATCCTTGGCGACCTCTGGAAGATGCTGGCCGAATTCGGTGAAGAAGCAAAGTCCGGGTTCTAGGCAGTTTCACGCCTGGACGATGACCCTTCTTGTCGTCGCGGTGCTTCGGATCGATGCCGTTTCTGGATGTTGGTGACGCGTGAGCTCTGCCGCCAGTTCAAGATGAATGTTCTTGGCCGGTGGCTGTCATGCAAGCAGTGCTGCCCTATATGCTGCAAACGCAGCAGCGGCCACATCCTCAATGTCATCTCGATGGACGGGATCATCACCATGCCGGGCATCGCTTTTCATCATGGCAGCAAGTTCGCCCGCGAAGGCATTTCCGAGAACTTCGGCAAATGGGGCGGGAGCTTTGTCATCCAGGTGATGGTCGTCGAGCTGCGCGACCAAAAAAGGCAGCGTCTGCAATGCTGACGCTCATTGCATCCGACGATCCGCCGGCCCATCTGTTGCTTGGGCGTGAGGCGATTAGCTCCGTTCGCGAAAGGCTGGAGTCTCTCAAGACCATATTCGACACTCGAGGGCAGGTCTCCGGCTCCGCCGATTTTGAGTGATTTTATTGACCAAGAGAGGAAGAGACGATGACTGATTACAATGCAGCGAAATCCGGCACCTTCAAGATCGGTGGCGATCTGGAGGTTAACCGCCTTGGCTTCGGCGCCATGCGCATTACCGGCGACGGTATCTGGGGCAATCCTGCCGATCACGATGAATCGATCCGCACGCTGAAGCGCCTGCCGGAATTGGGCGTCAACTTCATCGATACCGCGGATTCCTATGGTCCTGATGTTTCCGAGTGGCTCATCAAGGAAGCGCTCCATCCCTATAAGAAGGGCCTCGTCGTCGCCACCAAGGGCGGCCTCACGCGCCACGGTCCCAATATCTGGCTGCCGCTCGGCCGCCCGGAATATCTGATCCAGCAGGTGCACAAGAGCCTGCGCAATCTCGGCGTCGAGCAGATCGATCTCTGGCAATTGCACCGTATCGACCCGAAGGTCCCGGCCAAGGAACAGTTCGACGCGATCAAGTCGCTGCTCGATTCCGGCCTGATTCGCCATGCGGGTCTCAGCGAAGTCTCGGTCGCCGATATCGAGGCGGCCTCTAAGGTCTTCAAGGTCGCGACGGTCCAGAACCGCTACAATCTCGTCGACCGCACCAGCGAAGATGTGCTCGACTATTGCGCCAAGCATAATATCGGCTTCATCCCGTGGTATCCGCTGGCAGCCGGCGATCTCGCCAAGCCCGGCTCGCTGCTCGATACGATTGCCAAAAAACACAATGCTGCCCCCAGCCAGATCGCGCTGGACTGGGTACTGAAGCGCAGCCCCGTGATGCTGCCGATCCCCGGCACGTCGAAGGTCAAGCATCTCGAAGAAAACGTTGCGGCCGTGAACATTACTCTGTCCGACGACGAGTTCACCGCTCTCGACGCCGAAGGCAAGAAGCTCTTCAAGGCTGCCTGATTGGAATAGGACCGGCATTTGAACGGTCGCGATCTCAGTCGCGGCCGTTTTCGTTTTCCGCCTTGCGCCGCTGTTTCCCGGAGAGTGCCCAGAAAGACGCGCAGCTTTGATGATGCGTGCCTTTCGCCAATAATAAAGGCAAGGGACAAGGGGAAGGGCGGCGGCATCTGGTCCTATCCGCCGCAATGTGCGGAATAATTTTGATCAGTTGATAAAAGATGCCGCAAAATGAGGCGCGTGTGTGACGCTAACTAGGCAAGCATTGCGCCCAATGCATTGCTGCATTGCGGTAATTTCGCTATTCTCCATCAAATGAATTGGGTATTAATAATCCCGAAGGCAGCGCACTCCTCCTCCCAGCGCTCCCTTTCATCGGACTGACAACACTCCTCCTCCCAGTTGTCAGTCAGGATCAAGAGCCCGACGCACCTCCTCCCGCGTCGGGCTCTTTTCTTTTCCGGATCAAATCTCTCGTAAAACCTTCGTGAAATTGACTCGGCTCGCGGGCTCGGACTATCTGGAAGCGCGCCGCAAGCGCATATCGGTGGCTTGGCGCGATGACGCCTGAACCTGCGGAGATGTCATGATCGGCGGATGCGGCGTTTCTCGCAAAGCCCTCGCAGCCCTGCTTGTCCTGTGTTTTGGTCTTGTTTCCTGCGGGCGGCCGATCGGCGTCATGCAGGCAGCCGGCACCGTTCCGCCGGGTACTTCGCGCGTCGACCTTCTGGTGGCAACCACGCGTGCCGCGGATGAAAATCCGGCGGTGCTCTTCTCCGGCGAGCGCGGCACCGGGTTGATGGTTGATGCCGTCGATGTCTCCATTCCGCCGGAAGCCAACCGCAAGGCTGGCCAAGTGCAATGGCCGCGTCGCCTGCCTGCCGATCCTCTCAAGGATTTCGTCACCGTCGCAGTCGACCCGCTCGATGGCGAGAAGGCGGGCGAGAACTGGTTGAGGACGCACATGCCGAAGAGCAAGCGCGTGCTCATCTTCGTGCATGGCTTCAACAATCGCTATGAGGATGCGGTCTATCGTTTTGCGCAGATCGTCCATGATTCGCATGCCGACGTTGCGCCCGTCGTTTTCACCTGGCCCTCGCGCGCCAGCATTTTCGACTACAATTACGACAAGGAAAGCACCAACTATTCGCGTGATGCGCTGGAAGAGTTGCTGCGGCGCACGGCCAACAATCCGGCTGTTGGCGATATCACCGTCATGGCCCACTCCATGGGCACATGGCTGACGGTGGAGGCGCTGCGTCAGATGGCGATCCGCGACGGCCGCGTCGCCTCCAAGATCAACAACATCATTCTTGCCTCGCCGGATCTCGATGTCGACGTGTTCGGTCGTCAGTTCCAGAGCCTCGGCAAGGACAAGCCGCATTTCACCATCTTCGTATCCCAGGACGACCGGGCACTGGCGCTCTCGCGCCGCATCTCCGGCAATGTCGATCGTCTCGGCCAGATCGATCCCTCGGCCGAGCCTTATCGCAGCAAGCTGGAAGCTGCCGGTATCACCGTGCTTGACCTGACCAAGCTGAAGACCGGCGATCGCCTGAACCACGGCAAGTTTGCCGAAAGCCCTGAAGTCGTGAAGCTCATCGGCGACCGTCTGATTGCCGGCCAGACCATCACCGATTCCGAAGTCGGGCTCGGCGAGGCCGTTGGCGCAGTCGCTATGGGTGCTGCACAGACGGCGGGCAGCGCAGTCAGTCTCGCAGTCAGCACACCGATCGCCATTTTCGATCCTCGCACTCGCCGCAACTATGACAGCCAGGTTCGCCGCCTCGGCCAGTCAATGAACAATACGGTGGGGTCCGTGGGCGATAGCGTCGGTGCCGGCCTGCCGGAAGATGCGCAGTAAAAAATCATAGGCATTCGCCTCGCGGTGATATATCACATCTCCGACGGCACCGACTCTGCCGTGCGGTGGACAAGATATGGCGAATGAAACGAATGAGACGGTGGCCGTCGTCGGCGCCGGTGTGATCGGTGCTTCGATTGCTTTCGAACTGCAACGGCGCGGCTTTCAAGTCACGTTGATCGACAAGGGCGAGCCGGGCAGGGGAACCTCCTACGGCAATATGGCGAGCATCGCGCTCGACTTCGCGGCCGGTTCCGGTCCCTCGACCTGGAAGAAGCTGCCGCGCTGGCTGATCGATCCGGAAGGTCCGGTCTGGCTGCGGCCAGGCTATGCACCAAAAATCCTGCCCTGGTTCCTGCGGTTTCTCGCGGCCGGCCGTCCGGCACGTCTGAGAGAGATCGAGGATGCGGGCATGAGTCTCTCCAGGATCGCTCTCGGCGATATCAGCGCCATGCTCGACGCGATCGGCGCGCCCGACCTGATGACCGAAGAGGGCTGCCTTGCGATCTACGAGACCGAGGCCGAATTTGATGCGGACCGTGGCCACCTTGACCTGATGCGGCGCTACGGCATGGAATTCGAGGTGCTGAGCAACGGTGCGATCCAGTATTACGAGCCGACCCTCTCGCCGAAAATCGCCAAGGCCGTGCTGCTGCCGGACAACAAGTCGATCCGCGATCCCTATAAGCTGGTTGTAAAGCTTGCAGATGCGGCAAAGGCCGCCGGCGCCAACTTCGTGTCCGGGCAAGTGAAAACCGTCGAACGCAAGAGCGATGGCAGGACCGCCGTTCTTCTCGAAAACGGCAATCGCATCGAAGCCGACAAGGTCGTCCTGGCAGCCGGCGTCCACACGCGGTTCCTTGCCGAGGCCCTCGGTGAGCCGATCCCGCTCGAAACCGAACGTGGCTATCATACGCAGATCATGCAGCCCGGCATTTCCATGCGCTATTCGGTGATCTG
This genomic window contains:
- a CDS encoding FAD-binding oxidoreductase, with product MANETNETVAVVGAGVIGASIAFELQRRGFQVTLIDKGEPGRGTSYGNMASIALDFAAGSGPSTWKKLPRWLIDPEGPVWLRPGYAPKILPWFLRFLAAGRPARLREIEDAGMSLSRIALGDISAMLDAIGAPDLMTEEGCLAIYETEAEFDADRGHLDLMRRYGMEFEVLSNGAIQYYEPTLSPKIAKAVLLPDNKSIRDPYKLVVKLADAAKAAGANFVSGQVKTVERKSDGRTAVLLENGNRIEADKVVLAAGVHTRFLAEALGEPIPLETERGYHTQIMQPGISMRYSVIWPHRAFMVTPTAGGIRVGGNVELAGLTAAPDFRRPRVLVRHAQRILPGLKVQDTSEWMGHRPALPDTIPIVSPSSKMPGVFYATGHGHLGLTYSATTARLIADMVAGVKTSVDIKPFRINRY
- a CDS encoding alpha/beta hydrolase — translated: MIGGCGVSRKALAALLVLCFGLVSCGRPIGVMQAAGTVPPGTSRVDLLVATTRAADENPAVLFSGERGTGLMVDAVDVSIPPEANRKAGQVQWPRRLPADPLKDFVTVAVDPLDGEKAGENWLRTHMPKSKRVLIFVHGFNNRYEDAVYRFAQIVHDSHADVAPVVFTWPSRASIFDYNYDKESTNYSRDALEELLRRTANNPAVGDITVMAHSMGTWLTVEALRQMAIRDGRVASKINNIILASPDLDVDVFGRQFQSLGKDKPHFTIFVSQDDRALALSRRISGNVDRLGQIDPSAEPYRSKLEAAGITVLDLTKLKTGDRLNHGKFAESPEVVKLIGDRLIAGQTITDSEVGLGEAVGAVAMGAAQTAGSAVSLAVSTPIAIFDPRTRRNYDSQVRRLGQSMNNTVGSVGDSVGAGLPEDAQ